Below is a window of Camelina sativa cultivar DH55 chromosome 11, Cs, whole genome shotgun sequence DNA.
ATTATATTTTGGGTTGTGTTGATTAAACCAAaggagtggattttaattaattttggtttaattaaatcctgatttaattaaattaaatcaaaagcCCTAGTAATCTTTCTAAAAGTGACGCCTCCATCTCTTTTTTGTGGATTGCCGACACTGGAggcttagagagagagagagagagagagagagagagagagagatagatagagagagagagagagatttttggTCGATTTGgtttgaaggagaaggagaaagagatcaacaaaacTTTATCTTAGAGACAAGGAGAAGGACCATAATAGTTAAGGTTTGGAAGAAAACAGTGTCAGCATATCAAATCGTTATCAAAGGTAACAAAATTTGGTATACATATTCCAAATTCTTTCatctttattcttctttttacagaagtagatttggatttaaactcgatcaGTTATTGCCAGTTTTGTGAGACACGTTTTGTCAAACGCGAGTTAGGACCATCtgggattgtaactgagatcgtggttttgtatagtttttgatCGGCacaagattttgtgggaagcgTCATGACGTCTCGGGCTAGCTTTTCACCCCAaagatttgatagttaacgactggtttttattttagggctTCTTCTTTGAGAGTGTTTTTTCTGATGTTTTTGTCCAGTTTGTTTCAAGATTGCTTTTTGTTGTGTGACTTGTTGTAGGACGTTTCTGGACTGTTTCAGAAACGAGGAGAGTCTCTCCTGCTTATATTTGTTGCTAGAATCAGCTTTGttaaggtgagtgtgtgaccatgagcttatctgagcgattgggttgtatgacttgttttgtgtgatggtATGTAGGtatggtgaatgtgttattagGTGACATGTTCAATGagttgtttgttatgttttatttgtggttgtactcttgattttcttgtgtgCATatctcgtagatgggaggatcgccccACTGAGTATTTCTGGTATTTGTGGTTCAGGTAATGAATGTGTAGTGTAGAATCATGGTTATGAGGAGGAGGATAATCTAGGGTTTCAGTTGTATTATTGATTATGatatttatgttggaacctggtttagaagcatgttaggttgattattttaattggttataatttatatagtatttattttaaattggagttggtttggtttgttttccgCTGTGcttgttgatttgttgttactttgttggttggttataattaaatattatgggctatttagttatattattattattaaaaaaacggatcGGGTTGTTTCACTGTAAACCAATTGCTATGTtatattttcaacctataatgatATAGAATGctctataacatgtcataaaaatagctaaattttgtaaaagttttcaatttctagattCATCATTTtaattgtgataattttataagctattaaaatatgataagtgatatcattatttataaattttaatttatgtatgtcatgtgtataagtgaatttgtttataCGATATAGTATTTGTAActtattgtcaataatgttttttaaatattacaaattcagttataaaactataaaatttataacccCCAATAATCGAACCTTATTTAGCTAAAATTGtctacatttataatttttaagaatttaaacaatttaaaatagatctataaattattaattatcaatttacaatataaaataataaatacttccttaatttatctataaattaatattattatagattaataaaatatcatagttacaacattattaatatataaaatttttactgTATGCTTATCAATATCCTccttatatttaatatatttattattaatttaattatagaaaataaaacttcatTTCAACATTTTACCCAAGTCCGCCGTTGCATCTATGAAACACTAACCGGTTACTAAGAAAGGAGCCGATAGGCAAGGGAAGACTAAAAGCAGCAGAACCAAAACCACCACATGACGACGTCATTGTGAAGAACACTTCGTTCCcatctccctctccctctccctttCTCTTGCTCTCTCTTATATTTCTTACTTTGCTATCTTTCTTTTGGGTTGTagtcatttatttatatatccaCGTGGGGCAAAAAGATTGAAGTCAAACCAAAATACAAAaccttttattaatttatagaagttttaatttatcgatatattaataattattaatttatcaataaataaatatacgaagagattttttcattttcataattttgaaatttttttattacaacataaaatacttttgttatcatttacatttttaaaaaaatttcttaatttataatattggttatcgtaataggatgaattttaattgtttactaAATTATGTAgataaaaatgatgaatattagaagtttaaagtttagaagaaattgctactacTATCCTctatggtaatgatgaagtcgaagaaAATATTGCGATATCTTTAGAACCTATGACACCCCGGTTACAAAGacatgcagagaggtttaaaagaattgatttgaccacctatgttaccaaagtgcacttagtttttcggtcaaaggtcccGAGAGGACTCCACAGTTAAgcatgcttatgctggagtagtctcaagatgggtgaccttccgggaagtggctgtcgaaactgtgcgagtgaggacaaaacacagggaaagatcatgtggtgatttgtagggacggtaacaagtctttaaaacctcttgaacgtagcaaaccgaccgtcgaaTATAGATGgtctcacgggcctagtgagaggacgtgaggcccattaagaaaagtGGACTCATGGACTGTGATTGGACATggagcccactaagaggtggtggtcggAGCGTTACATAACCAGTTACTAAATAAACAATTATCGCATCTAAACTCTCCACAATTTTTGGATTCGATTGAGAagacaacaatgaaaaagattagagatgagttCCAACAAGAATataaattcaagaatagacaaacaacaatagtcatatttcactagatttgtttagatatatatgtatatatatttagtttatttgattattaatttatgatattgatgagactatacttttacataggatttccaaaataattattctcttattattttattgaaatgaGTCATTTTTTACATCCGCTCAACTTAGGattggaaaaaattattaatttagaatGAGTATTAATTAAAAGAGATTCTACTGTATTGACATTGTCTCTTGTTTCTTATTGtctatcttatattttaaaggTTTTGCTCAAACTCTTCAGAGGTTGGAATTTTTGTGTCAAGAGTCTTTTGAGTTCGGACTTTAGTTAGTTAATAATTAACTATTGAGCAACACAATATCTCACtttgacaaaagaaagaaaaaaaacacaatatcttatatattagataCTTAATTACAACATCCATGGAACAAACATTTAAAAGCTATTGGGATTATGATGTAACTTAGcaattattacaatatatatatggtgatgAATAATGCAAGATTCATATCATCAGCAGACgcattttcttataaaaacaGTACTATTATTTCTTTGATAAATGAAGAACTGAAGCCATCTGATCATACCCATTAGCTTCCTTCTTCGTTATGTGACTACCACCAGCGTCAGCTTCCTTCCTCGTTATGTAGACTGAATTATAACTATACAGGCATCATATatttaaagatgaaaaaaaagcatcatatattaaaaagaaaactgatacaattatttttacaaaGGGTACTTCAGTtaagatttaattaataaaaacaagtaTATTAGTATtcttataagaaataaaaatttcaaaaatatctaacttagtaaaatttattaataaaaatataattccaAAAgtacattatttaaaaaaaaaacaattcaacgAAAATATCCTAAAAGTTTAGGTTTgtaacaaattctcaatatttatTCTTTGAGTTTAGAATTATGAATGTGTAATTTCGAAGTTATATTACTTGTTAAAAAAcctatattattttataattattttatatccaTCTTATTACTGTATAACTAGTTATCATTGTATATACATAGttgaaaaaaacttaaaactgactgtatattttgaaatatgtttttactaTTGTTTTCATACCCGCACCGATCAGGCATGTGACAAAGGAGGAGGCATATGCGGCAATAGTGGTAATAGCGTATGTTGCATCCGGGCCAGTGGTGCAGCACTCGGCATCCGGGGAGGTGGTGGTGCATTATTGGCATCAAGGATGGTGGCGGTGCATCTGATATCCAGGGAGGATGTGGTAATAGCGTATGTGGCATCTGGGGCGGTGGTGGTGCACCCGGGCCCGGCATCCGGGACGGTGGTGCCGTGGTGGTGCATTTTGCATCAAGGAAGGTGGTGGTGCACTCGATCTCCTGGGTGGACGTGATGCAGCCAACTTACGGGGTGGTGGTGGGGGTGGCGGCGGCACAAGCAGCGTCGGTGGATGGTATTGAAGACCTCGTTTACTCTTTGATCGTCGTGCTGCCAGCAGCTTCCTTTTCAACCCTATTtacaatttataaaagtttaactaatttaaattcgtgataaaaaaaaagaaagaattactaTACTAGTGCATAAATCgtggtttattac
It encodes the following:
- the LOC109127389 gene encoding uncharacterized proline-rich protein, encoding MATKASNFVSLLLSLFIVLLFVSSQVEVAEAKSLQRLKRKLLAARRSKSKRGLQYHPPTLLVPPPPPPPPRKLAASRPPRRSSAPPPSLMQNAPPRHHRPGCRARVHHHRPRCHIRYYHILPGYQMHRHHP